The Theropithecus gelada isolate Dixy chromosome 11, Tgel_1.0, whole genome shotgun sequence genome includes a region encoding these proteins:
- the WSB2 gene encoding WD repeat and SOCS box-containing protein 2 isoform X3, whose product MLCSAAGEKSVFLWSMRSYTLIRKLEGHQSSVVSCDFSPDSALLVTASYDTNVIMWDPYTGERLRSLHHTQVDPAMDDSDVHISSLRSVCFSPEGLYLATVADDRLLRIWALELKTPIAFAPMTNGLCCTFFPHGGVIATGTRDGHVQFWTAPRVLSSLKHLCRKALRSFLTTYQVLALPIPKKMKEFLTYRTF is encoded by the exons ATGCTGTGCTCTGCAGCTGGAGAGAAGTCG GTCTTTCTATGGAGCATGAGGTCCTACACGTTAATTCGGAAGCTAGAGGGCCATCAAAGCAGTGTTGTCTCTTGTGACTTCTCCCCGGACTCTGCCCTGCTTGTCACGGCTTCTTACGATACCAATGTGATTATGTGGGACCCCTACACCGGCGAAAGGCTGAGGTCACTCCA cCACACCCAGGTTGACCCCGCCATGGATGACAGTGATGTCCACATTAGCTCACTGAGATCTGTGTGCTTCTCTCCAGAAGGCTTGTACCTTGCCACGGTGGCAGATGACAG ACTCCTCAGGATCTGGGCCCTGGAACTGAAAACTCCCATAGCATTTGCTCCTATGACCAATGGTCTTTGCTGCACATTTTTTCCACATGGTGGAGTCATTGCCACAGG GACAAGAGATGGCCACGTCCAGTTCTGGACAGCTCCTCGGGTGCTGTCCTCACTGAAGCACTTATGCCGGAAAGCCCTTCGAAGTTTCCTAACAACTTACCAAGTCCTAGCACTGCCAATCcccaagaaaatgaaagagtTCCTCACATACAGGACTTTTTAA
- the WSB2 gene encoding WD repeat and SOCS box-containing protein 2 isoform X2: protein MEAGEEPLLLAELKPGRPHQFDWKSSCETWSVAFSPDGSWFAWSQGHCIVKLIPWPLEEQFIPKGFEAKSRSSKNETKGRGSPKEKTLDCGQIVWGLAFSPWPSPPSRRLWARHHPQVPDVSCLVLATGLNDGQIKIWEVQTGLLLLNLSGHQDVVRDLSFTPSGSLILVSASRDKTLRIWDLNKHGKQIQVLSGHLQWVYCCSISPDCSMLCSAAGEKSVFLWSMRSYTLIRKLEGHQSSVVSCDFSPDSALLVTASYDTNVIMWDPYTGERLRSLHHTQVDPAMDDSDVHISSLRSVCFSPEGLYLATVADDRLLRIWALELKTPIAFAPMTNGLCCTFFPHGGVIATGTRDGHVQFWTAPRVLSSLKHLCRKALRSFLTTYQVLALPIPKKMKEFLTYRTF from the exons AGGAACCGCTGCTGCTGGCCGAACTCAAGCCCGGGCGCCCCCACCAGTTTGATTGGAAGTCCAGCTGTGAAACCTGGAGCGTCGCCTTCTCCCCAGATGGCTCCTGGTTTGCTTGGTCTCAAGGACACTGCATCGTCAAACTGATCCCCTGGCCACTGGAGGAGCAGTT CATCCCTAAAGGGTTTGAAGCCAAAAGCCGCAGTAGCAAAAATGAGACGAAAGGGCGGGGCAGCCCAAAAGAGAAGACGCTGGACTGTGGTCAGATTGTCTGGGGGCTGGCCTTCAGCCCGTGGCCTTCCCCACCCAGCAGGAGGCTCTGGGCACGCCACCACCCCCAGGTGCCCGATGTCTCTTGCCTGGTTCTTGCTACGGGACTCAACGATGGGCAGATCAAGATCTGGGAGGTGCAGACAG GGCTCCTGCTTTTGAATCTTTCCGGCCACCAAGATGTCGTGAGAGATCTGAGCTTCACACCCAGTGGCAGTTTGATTTTGGTCTCCGCGTCACGGGATAAGACTCTTCGCATCTGGGACCTGAATAAACACG GTAAACAGATTCAAGTGTTATCGGGCCACCTGCAGTGGGTTTACTGCTGTTCCATCTCCCCAGACTGCAGCATGCTGTGCTCTGCAGCTGGAGAGAAGTCG GTCTTTCTATGGAGCATGAGGTCCTACACGTTAATTCGGAAGCTAGAGGGCCATCAAAGCAGTGTTGTCTCTTGTGACTTCTCCCCGGACTCTGCCCTGCTTGTCACGGCTTCTTACGATACCAATGTGATTATGTGGGACCCCTACACCGGCGAAAGGCTGAGGTCACTCCA cCACACCCAGGTTGACCCCGCCATGGATGACAGTGATGTCCACATTAGCTCACTGAGATCTGTGTGCTTCTCTCCAGAAGGCTTGTACCTTGCCACGGTGGCAGATGACAG ACTCCTCAGGATCTGGGCCCTGGAACTGAAAACTCCCATAGCATTTGCTCCTATGACCAATGGTCTTTGCTGCACATTTTTTCCACATGGTGGAGTCATTGCCACAGG GACAAGAGATGGCCACGTCCAGTTCTGGACAGCTCCTCGGGTGCTGTCCTCACTGAAGCACTTATGCCGGAAAGCCCTTCGAAGTTTCCTAACAACTTACCAAGTCCTAGCACTGCCAATCcccaagaaaatgaaagagtTCCTCACATACAGGACTTTTTAA
- the WSB2 gene encoding WD repeat and SOCS box-containing protein 2 isoform X1 produces the protein MLSPAPEEPLLLAELKPGRPHQFDWKSSCETWSVAFSPDGSWFAWSQGHCIVKLIPWPLEEQFIPKGFEAKSRSSKNETKGRGSPKEKTLDCGQIVWGLAFSPWPSPPSRRLWARHHPQVPDVSCLVLATGLNDGQIKIWEVQTGLLLLNLSGHQDVVRDLSFTPSGSLILVSASRDKTLRIWDLNKHGKQIQVLSGHLQWVYCCSISPDCSMLCSAAGEKSVFLWSMRSYTLIRKLEGHQSSVVSCDFSPDSALLVTASYDTNVIMWDPYTGERLRSLHHTQVDPAMDDSDVHISSLRSVCFSPEGLYLATVADDRLLRIWALELKTPIAFAPMTNGLCCTFFPHGGVIATGTRDGHVQFWTAPRVLSSLKHLCRKALRSFLTTYQVLALPIPKKMKEFLTYRTF, from the exons ATGTTGTCTCCTGCCCCAGAGGAACCGCTGCTGCTGGCCGAACTCAAGCCCGGGCGCCCCCACCAGTTTGATTGGAAGTCCAGCTGTGAAACCTGGAGCGTCGCCTTCTCCCCAGATGGCTCCTGGTTTGCTTGGTCTCAAGGACACTGCATCGTCAAACTGATCCCCTGGCCACTGGAGGAGCAGTT CATCCCTAAAGGGTTTGAAGCCAAAAGCCGCAGTAGCAAAAATGAGACGAAAGGGCGGGGCAGCCCAAAAGAGAAGACGCTGGACTGTGGTCAGATTGTCTGGGGGCTGGCCTTCAGCCCGTGGCCTTCCCCACCCAGCAGGAGGCTCTGGGCACGCCACCACCCCCAGGTGCCCGATGTCTCTTGCCTGGTTCTTGCTACGGGACTCAACGATGGGCAGATCAAGATCTGGGAGGTGCAGACAG GGCTCCTGCTTTTGAATCTTTCCGGCCACCAAGATGTCGTGAGAGATCTGAGCTTCACACCCAGTGGCAGTTTGATTTTGGTCTCCGCGTCACGGGATAAGACTCTTCGCATCTGGGACCTGAATAAACACG GTAAACAGATTCAAGTGTTATCGGGCCACCTGCAGTGGGTTTACTGCTGTTCCATCTCCCCAGACTGCAGCATGCTGTGCTCTGCAGCTGGAGAGAAGTCG GTCTTTCTATGGAGCATGAGGTCCTACACGTTAATTCGGAAGCTAGAGGGCCATCAAAGCAGTGTTGTCTCTTGTGACTTCTCCCCGGACTCTGCCCTGCTTGTCACGGCTTCTTACGATACCAATGTGATTATGTGGGACCCCTACACCGGCGAAAGGCTGAGGTCACTCCA cCACACCCAGGTTGACCCCGCCATGGATGACAGTGATGTCCACATTAGCTCACTGAGATCTGTGTGCTTCTCTCCAGAAGGCTTGTACCTTGCCACGGTGGCAGATGACAG ACTCCTCAGGATCTGGGCCCTGGAACTGAAAACTCCCATAGCATTTGCTCCTATGACCAATGGTCTTTGCTGCACATTTTTTCCACATGGTGGAGTCATTGCCACAGG GACAAGAGATGGCCACGTCCAGTTCTGGACAGCTCCTCGGGTGCTGTCCTCACTGAAGCACTTATGCCGGAAAGCCCTTCGAAGTTTCCTAACAACTTACCAAGTCCTAGCACTGCCAATCcccaagaaaatgaaagagtTCCTCACATACAGGACTTTTTAA